From a single Meles meles chromosome 21, mMelMel3.1 paternal haplotype, whole genome shotgun sequence genomic region:
- the CHCHD2 gene encoding coiled-coil-helix-coiled-coil-helix domain-containing protein 2: MPRGSRSRTSRMAPPASRAPQMRAAPRPAPAAQPPAAAPPSAVGSPAAAPRQPGLMAQMATTAAGVAVGSAVGHTIGHAITGGFGGGSSAEPSRPDITYQEPQGAQPAYQQPQQQFGPCHYEMKQFLECAQNQGDLKLCEGFSEVLKQCRFANGLA, translated from the exons ATGCCGCGTGGAAGCCGGAGCCGCACCTCCCGCATGGCCCCTCCGGCCAG CCGGGCCCCTCAGATGAGAGCTGCGCCGAGACCAGCGCCCGCAGCTCAGCCGCCGGCAGCGGCTCCCCCGTCTGCTGTTGGCTCACCTGCAGCTGCACCCCGGCAGCCGGGTCTCATGGCTCAGATGGCAACCACTGCAGCTGGTGTGGCTGTGGGCTCTGCTGTCGGGCACACGATAGGTCATGCCATCACTGGGGGCTTCGGTGGAGGAAGTAGCGCTGAGCCTTCAAGGCCTGACATCACTTACCAG GAGCCTCAGGGAGCCCAGCCAGCGTACCAGCAGCCACAGCAGCAGTTTGGCCCATGCCACTATGAGATGAAACAGTTTCTGGAGTGTGCCCAGAACCAGGGTGACCTTAAGCTTTGTGAAGGTTTCAGCGAGGTGCTGAAACAGTGCAGATTTGCAAATG GATTAGCCTAA
- the LOC123934138 gene encoding KN motif and ankyrin repeat domain-containing protein 3-like, whose translation MPSAEWELKGLVRDQVLANAPCTRLQRIHPVWRGLSLHTPSVCLPPFIFVTRTPRGHLVLLNNRKEKRLRRSTWATPRGHAGPYACSPAGTAAASRRTPCAGAAGRPAGNRRAGRRPGPRAGAAENAPLGLKATSPHRRASSPAPQSDRVDPSHRSYCGPGASGAGRDSPAGAAAEGATLPAAAAETDATGPRAARVWARVRAAVARTHLRSDQAGARAGLQLALATLALAVEELLRDLALVAAGHRPVGAQFPLAPRPTLAAPGPAGREVAQVVVIQAVVELLLGAHGRPPLRGLRRDLSLGADEDRLHGVEPHGRPPARARAPDRTPPSDWLCPRGRGLGGRHRARKESREGPRSRPRSSGCSLRRDLSPRVPEGRSAESGRALGIRWPQLENGPKSAARDCVWEAGRARPETLLRWLLTRFPIILSLGIHSFL comes from the exons ATGCCCTCTGCAGAATGGGAGCTGAAAGGACTGGTGCGAGATCAAGTCTTAGCCAATGCCCCATGTACACGATTGCAGCGAATACACCCTGTGTGGCGAGGATTAAGCCTGCACACCCCATCTGTTTGCCTCCCCCCATTCATCTTCGTTACGC GCACACCCCGTGGACACTTGGTGTTACTTAACAATCGCAAGGAAAAGAGGCTGCGGCGGTCAACCTGGGCGACGCCGAGAGGTCACGCTGGCCCGTACGCATGCTCCCCTGCGGGCACAGCTGCCGCGAGCCGGAGAACGCCCTGCGCTGGGGCCGCCGGGCGCCCGGCAGGGAACCGACGGGCGGGTCGCCGTCCCGGCCCGCGCGCAGGCGCTGCGGAAAATGCTCCACTCGGTCTTAAAGCGACGTCTCCGCACCGCCGAGCCTCTTCTCCGGCTCCCCAGTCCGACCGTGTCGATCCTTCACACCGTTCGTACTGCGGCCCAGGGGCGAGCGGGGCCGGCCGTGACTCGCCCGCGGGAGCCGCGGCGGAGGGGGCGACACTGCCCGCCGCAGCCGCAGAGACCGACGCGACCGGCCCCCGGGCGGCCAGGGTCTGGGCCAGGGTGCGGGCGGCCGTAGCCCGCACGCACCTGCGCTCAGACCAGGCGGGTGCGCGCGCGGGGCTGCAGCTGGCGCTGGCGACGCTTGCGCTGGCCGTTGAGGAGCTTCTGCGCGACCTTGCGCTCGTGGCCGCCGGGCACCGGCCAGTTGGTGCGCAGTTCCCGCTCGCGCCGCGTCCGACCCTTGCTGCGCCCGGCCCCGCAGGCCGGGAAGTCGCGCAGGTAGTAGTAATCCAGGCAGTCGTAGAGCTCCTCCTCGGAGCTCACGGGCGGCCACCCCTCCGCGGGCTGCGGCgggacctgagcctgggcgcTGACGAGGACCGGCTCCATGGCGTCGAGCCGCACGGCCGCCcgcccgcgcgcgcgcgcgctcctGACCGTACCCCGCCTTCCGATTGGCTCTGcccgcgggggcggggcctcggggGACGTCACAGAGCCCGGAAGGAGTCGCGCGAGGGCCCACGCTCTCGTCCCAGGAGCAGTGGTTGCTCCCTCCGCCGCGACCTGTCGCCGCGGGTGCCAGAGGGGCGTTCGGCGGAGTCCGGCCGAGCACTCGGTATACGCTGGCCCCAACTGGAAAATGGCCCCAAGTCAGCCGCGAGGGACTGCGTGTGGGAAGCCGGCCGCGCGCGTCCGGAGACTCTCCTCAG